One window from the genome of Musa acuminata AAA Group cultivar baxijiao unplaced genomic scaffold, Cavendish_Baxijiao_AAA HiC_scaffold_1033, whole genome shotgun sequence encodes:
- the LOC135665606 gene encoding cytochrome c biogenesis CcmF C-terminal-like mitochondrial protein, translated as MRLKLVPRTVQRPSPIPARMVRLRSTNTNKIQFTQLLPLGPELHMGKERCSLRGLDHLHGPTSHSICGNLIIYKPSPTSDRLMLEHDESLRADLLPRNFHASYDHGKLEHFLHRWMKNHSHQNLWLTMFPEKRYFLSIRKTTSTTEVAIHTNLFTDLYAPIGTGSGRTGGWYTTIIQLPFLFHIRIGFLLASSGGSLRLLRQLKKEKLHWNRDSGPFIIA; from the coding sequence ATGAGGCTCAAACTCGTCCCACGTACGGTTCAGAGACCGAGCCCCATCCCAGCTAGAATGGTGCGGCTTAGGTCAACTAATACGAATAAGATACAGTTTACTCAACTCTTGCCTTTGGGTCCCGAACTCCATATGGGGAAGGAACGTTGTAGTTTGCGAGGTCTCGATCATTTACACGGACCCACTTCTCATTCTATTTGTGGTAATTTGATTATTTATAAACCGTCCCCAACGAGCGATCGGTTAATGTTAGAGCATGATGAATCACTTCGCGCCGACCTCTTGCCCAGAAACTTCCATGCCTCATATGATCATGGAAAACTAGAGCATTTTCTGCATCGGTGGATGAAGAATCACTCACATCAGAATTTATGGTTGACCATGTTCCCAGAAAAAAGATACTTTTTGTCCATTCGAAAAACGACCAGCACCACGGAAGTGGCTATACATACTAATCTATTTACGGATCTATATGCTCCGATTGGAACTGGAAGTGGAAGAACTGGCGGCTGGTATACCACCATAATTCAATTGCCTTTTCTTTTTCATATTCGGATAGGATTTCTGTTGGCTTCATCGGGAGGCTCACTACGTTTGTTACGTCAGCTCAAAAAAGAGAAGTTGCATTGGAATCGAGATAGTGGTCCGTTCATAATTGCATAA
- the LOC135665604 gene encoding uncharacterized protein LOC135665604 gives MGTPFGMCCSHFLFLWGEAPILRIEYMVQLQNFFFFITSMVVPRGTAAPVLFQWFVSRDVLTGAPSSNGTIIPIPISSFLFMVYLHSRKFIRSMDRAQSGVLVRASCPILLPDIIGRSSSARNAVFRIVPVLHFLLIESIGDLSYFSSFCGLLSCQFFLSLFSIPRDKSAKRERALPRQRTTINSLATPLAQQEAPCRVTKLLACLSACPVTTDEQLSKTLFVDLPINSLPFNSGSYRFSARYRFSSGSYRGTLVAKQYCRLPARYRFSSGSYRGTLVVPWSLVVACSLAVPWRSLVVAWSNKGIVITSYNPLLLLPHNGLLSLNSLPRNIIRSLARYLASIRYLARLEALALPTSRLLMTVGHDYYQKVQMNLPISHGGVCIFLLGVFLSCDPVAYVRPVAHASYLFVPGGRREL, from the coding sequence ATGGGTACTCCTTTCGGTATGTGTTGTTCACACTTTCTTTTTCTCTGGGGAGAAGCTCCAATCTTACGGATAGAGTATATGGTCCAACTACAGAACTTCTTCTTTTTCATTACTTCCATGGTCGTGCCTCGTGGCACGGCAGCACCCGTACTATTTCAATGGTTCGTCAGTAGAGATGTTCTCACTGGTGCCCCTTCTTCCAATGGTACTATAATTCCTATTCCTATCTCTTCATTCCTTTTTATGGTCTATCTACATTCCAGGAAATTCATACGCTCCATGGACAGAGCTCAAAGTGGAGTGTTGGTCAGAGCAAGCTGCCCTATTCTATTACCAGACATAATTGGGAGAAGCTCATCCGCAAGAAATGCTGTATTTCGTATCGTTCCCGTTCTGCATTTCCTTCTTATCGAATCCATAGGGGACTTGTCATATTTCTCATCTTTCTGCGGTCTGCTCAGTTGTCAATTCTTTCTATCTCTCTTCTCTATACCACGTGATAAGTCTGCGAAGCGTGAGCGGGCGCTGCCGCGTCAGCGGACAACTATTAACAGCCTAGCAACTCCTTTAGCACAACAAGAAGCTCCCTGCCGCGTAACTAAGTTACTTGCCTGCTTGTCTGCTTGTCCGGTAACAACTGACGAACAACTAAGTAAGACGTTGTTTGTCGACTTGCCTATAAACTCACTGCCGTTTAACTCAGGCTCCTACCGCTTTTCCGCTCGCTACCGTTTTAGCTCAGGCTCCTACCGCGGCACGTTAGTAGCAAAACAGTACTGCCGCCTTCCCGCTCGCTACCGTTTTAGCTCAGGCTCCTACCGCGGCACGTTAGTAGtgccttggtcattagtagttgcttgctcGTTAGCAGttccttggcggtcattagtagttgcttggtcgaACAAAGGAATTGTTATAACAAGTTATAACCCACTACTGTTGCTGCCGCACAACGGCTTGCTTAGCCTAAACTCACTGCCGCGGAACATTATACGTTCCTTGGCCCGTTACTTGGCGTCTATCCGTTACTTGGCCAGGCTTGAAGCTCTCGCCTTACCAACGAGCCGACTGCTGATGACTGTTGGTCACGACTACTACCAAAAAGTGCAGATGAATCTTCCTATCTCACATGGAGGAGTCTGCATCTTTCTTTTGGGTGTTTTTCTGTCGTGCGACCCGGTGGCTTATGTGCGACCTGTGGCCCACGCCTCCTATTTATTTGTTCCGGGTGGGCGGCGTGAACTCTGA
- the LOC135665605 gene encoding putative cytochrome c biosynthesis ccmC-like mitochondrial protein: MSVSLLQPSFFMAKTKSYAQILIGSRLFLTAMAIHLSLRVAPPDLQQGGNSRILYVHVPVARMSIVTYIATAINSSLFLLTKHPFFLRSSGIGTEIGAFYTFLTLVTGGFRGRPMWGTFRVWDARFTSVFILFLIYLGALRFQKLPVEPAPISIRAGPIDIPIIKSPVNWWNTLHQPGSISLSGTSIHAPMPIPILSNFANFPFSTRILFVLETRLPIPSFPESPLTESIEAREVIQTNKNLVHSLLHPWL; encoded by the coding sequence ATGTCAGTTTCGTTATTACAACCTTCTTTTTTTATGGCAAAGACAAAAAGCTACGCGCAAATTCTCATTGGATCTCGCTTGTTCTTAACTGCGATGGCTATTCATTTAAGTCTTCGGGTAGCACCACCAGATCTTCAACAAGGTGGAAATTCTCGTATTCTGTATGTACATGTTCCTGTGGCTCGGATGAGTATAGTGACTTATATCGCTACGGCTATAAACAGTTCCTTATTTCTATTAACAAAACATCCCTTTTTTCTTCGCTCTTCCGGAATCGGTACTGAAATTGGTGCTTTTTACACTTTTTTGACCTTAGTTACTGGGGGGTTTCGGGGAAGGCCTATGTGGGGCACCTTTCGGGTATGGGATGCTCGTTTCACTTCTGTATTCATCTTGTTCCTTATTTACCTGGGTGCACTGCGTTTTCAAAAGCTTCCTGTCGAACCGGCTCCTATTTCAATCCGTGCTGGACCGATCGATATACCAATAATCAAGTCTCCTGTAAACTGGTGGAATACATTGCATCAACCTGGGAGCATTAGCCTATCTGGTACATCAATACATGCTCCTATGCCCATTCCAATCTTGTCTAACTTTGCTAACTTCCCCTTCTCCACCCGTATACTATTCGTTCTGGAAACACGTCTTCCTATTCCATCTTTTCCCGAATCCCCTTTAACAGAATCAATAGAAGCTCGAGAAGTAATACAAACTAACAAAAACCTAGTTCACTCGCTGTTGCATCCATGGCTCTGA